One Nicotiana tomentosiformis chromosome 4, ASM39032v3, whole genome shotgun sequence genomic window carries:
- the LOC104121086 gene encoding cyclin-D2-1-like → MAPSMDCAVSSLLCAEDNNSIFYNEDDDDVGFVDEDRWYSRNHRNGQENNKSLFYGEESLTGVPLQSEECLALIIEKECEHMAAADYFDRLRNGDLDIGARDEILDWIAKIHSHFSFGPMCAYLAVNYLDRFLSAYDLPKGKAWMMQLLGVACLSLAAKMEETDVPLSLDLQVEDAKFVFEARTIQRMELLVLSTLKWRMQAITPFSFIDYFLKKINDDKIATRSLINKSVLLLLSTLKGIHFLEYKPSEIAAAVAISVAVKTETIDSEKATSALVQHVQKDKVMKCVELIQELSLPSDFIKGPSAPIPSVPQSPIGVLDAACLSYKSDESGVGSCANSSHSSPVAKRRKLNDTKIDEY, encoded by the exons ATGGCACCAAGTATGGATTGTGCAGTTTCTAGTCTTTTGTGTGCAGAAGACAACAACAGTATTTTTTACAAtgaggatgatgatgatgttggATTTGTTGACGAAGACAGATGGTATTCTAGGAATCATCGAAATGGTCAAGAAAACAACAAGAGCTTGTTTTATGGGGAAGAATCTTTGACTGGTGTACCATTACAGAGTGAAGAGTGTTTAGCTTTGATTATTGAAAAAGAATGTGAACATATGGCTGCTGCTGATTACTTTGATAGATTGAGAAATGGTGATTTGGATATTGGTGCTAGAGATGAGATTCTTGATTGGATTGCTAAG ATTCATTCACATTTCAGTTTTGGGCCAATGTGTGCATATTTGGCTGTCAACTACCTTGATAGATTTCTTTCTGCCTATGACTTACCT AAGGGTAAAGCTTGGATGATGCAGTTACTAGGTGTAGCTTGTTTGTCTCTTGCTGCTAAAATGGAGGAGACTGATGTTCCTCTATCTCTAGATTTACAG GTTGAGGATGCAAAGTTTGTATTTGAAGCAAGAACCATACAAAGAATGGAACTCCTTGTGTTGAGCACATTGAAATGGAGAATGCAGGCTATAACCCCATTCTCATTCATTGATTATTTCCTAAAGAAGATAAATGATGATAAAATTGCTACAAGATCTTTAATCAATAAATCAGTACTACTCTTACTAAGCACACTAAAAG GAATTCACTTCTTGGAATACAAGCCTTCTGAGATAGCAGCAGCAGTGGCAATCTCAGTTGCAGTAAAAACTGAGACAATAGACAGTGAGAAAGCAACATCTGCTCTAGTTCAGCATGTACAAAAG GATAAAGTTATGAAATGTGTTGAATTGATTCAAGAATTATCTTTACCAAGTGATTTTATTAAAGGACCAAGTGCACCAATTCCATCTGTTCCTCAAAGTCCAATTGGTGTGTTGGATGCTGCATGTTTAAGTTACAAAAGTGATGAATCAGGAGTTGGATCATGTGCTAATTCTTCACATAGTAGTCCAGTTGCTAAGAGGAGAAAGCTAAATGATACAAAAATTGATGAATATTGA